One window from the genome of Macrobrachium rosenbergii isolate ZJJX-2024 chromosome 2, ASM4041242v1, whole genome shotgun sequence encodes:
- the LOC136842167 gene encoding uncharacterized protein, giving the protein MQGAISAIYSHQVPPGEGEHFMVVAAGTNDGLTKSSYMCYRAKTTRGDYHREMNAKLFQQWLMTQLLPPLPEPSVLVPDNALHQQPKRWLEQRRISIPPASTRPELLLICQQNQPEHRYEVDNTIHKWGHRVVRLPPAHPELSAIKQVWERMKWYKCSSLCRFTWAHPQARLQEAMISATPEV; this is encoded by the exons ATGCAGGGTGCCATCAGTGCCATTTACAGCCATCAGGTGCCTCCTGGAGAAGGCGAGCATTTCATGGTAGTTGCAGCTGGCACAAATGATGGCCTCACTAAGAGCTCATACATGTGCTACCGGGCCAAGACCACTCGGGGTGATTACCACAGAGAGATGAATGCCAAGTTGTTCCAGCAGTGGCTAATGACACAGCTTCTGCCACCTCTCCCTGAGCCATCAGTACTTGTGCCGGATAATGCCCTACATCAGCAACCAAAAAG GTGGCTAGAACAGCGTAGGATATCCATCCCACCTGCTTCCACACGCCCTGAGCTGCTGCTCATTTGCCAACAAAATCAGCCAGAACATAGGTATGAAGTGGATAACACCATCCATAAGTGGGGCCATAGGGTTGTGCGCTTGCCACCCGCCCACCCCGAGCTTAGTGCAATTAAACAGGTGTGGGAACGTATGAAGTGGTACAAGTGTTCCTCCCTCTGTCGATTCACATGGGCTCACCCGCAGGCGAGGTTGCAGGAAGCCATGATTTctgccaccccagaagtgtga